In Limisalsivibrio acetivorans, one genomic interval encodes:
- a CDS encoding transposase: protein MKENKEILRNFLCDLNERGLKGVQLFIGDKCLGPVDALSEVYLYAKYHRCMVHFYRDVFSVTPRTKVRALAAMLKAIHALEKFKAVTPKLRG from the coding sequence ATGAAGGAAAATAAGGAGATTTTGAGAAACTTCCTCTGTGATCTTAACGAACGAGGTTTAAAGGGTGTTCAGCTTTTTATCGGAGATAAGTGCCTTGGGCCTGTTGATGCACTTAGTGAAGTCTATTTGTATGCCAAGTACCATCGCTGTATGGTTCATTTTTACAGGGATGTATTTTCGGTTACACCTAGAACTAAGGTGAGAGCTTTGGCAGCTATGCTTAAAGCCATTCATGCCTTAGAGAAGTTTAAGGCTGTTACACCGAAGCTTCGAGGTTGA
- a CDS encoding STT3 domain-containing protein, giving the protein MDIKALSENKSFKVIAVFLMIVIAYSIGTGMRVKQYNKAMGEHRERFMTQLDFPSFTTLDAHYWTRYANELKEGTYKAGEPDTKRLYPTGSKYPERVPLISIMLAKISSISGMSVWNAGIWMQTYFPALAVIPIILLFVRIGLPLIGFAGALVTATSFEYTIRTSFGRVDTDILNLFFPVLVAYILTELVLQRKELIKYLLAIVAGVSMYLYILWYNHPSMQLFFSFSLIAALFVNKSNIRMITVSTVLFLVSSGPHFFLAGITDIMYTLRNFIITSETPSADTARFIFPSSSSTINELKQLDFLKTSRAVFEFASIAIPGFIGTILLFIFERKRTLLMLPILILSLMTFFVGIRFSMYATIFAGSGFAYLFFLAGRWLYNNYHPHELFKHLSTLPALILLVLTPFSSSWTITYNKPALLSEILDTAILTTELNNKPVFSWWGNGYMLQDLQQSKTFIDPGTHSKPVTNLIAKAIMNDNESDALSIFDYVYDNGLKGVYTAHETFNSLESYEDYITSYQSDNSDYYLFLSEDMLHKTPSMKHMANWGQTDSGSPLISHLRCKPTAEDELTCGALKVDMRNGIINGSAKIMSNVFVNSDGVAGRKDFDWDEGYYMVFMLINGEKVYNVMLMHDYVFNSQLIQMYILGNYDKSNFSLVTNGYPYTKVYKRIHH; this is encoded by the coding sequence ATGGATATCAAAGCACTCTCTGAGAATAAATCATTCAAAGTAATCGCCGTGTTTCTGATGATAGTAATTGCGTATTCTATCGGAACAGGAATGAGGGTTAAGCAGTATAATAAAGCTATGGGGGAACACAGAGAGCGCTTTATGACTCAACTTGATTTTCCTTCATTTACAACCCTTGATGCCCACTACTGGACAAGGTACGCAAACGAACTGAAAGAAGGTACCTATAAAGCAGGAGAACCTGACACTAAACGGCTCTACCCCACGGGCTCAAAATATCCTGAAAGAGTCCCTCTTATCAGCATAATGCTGGCAAAGATCTCGTCTATATCCGGCATGAGCGTCTGGAATGCAGGCATATGGATGCAGACCTACTTTCCCGCCTTAGCTGTTATTCCAATTATTCTATTATTCGTACGCATTGGTCTGCCTTTAATAGGATTTGCCGGTGCACTTGTAACAGCGACCAGTTTTGAATACACCATCAGAACAAGCTTCGGCAGGGTTGATACTGATATTCTGAACCTGTTTTTCCCTGTACTTGTGGCATACATTCTTACTGAATTGGTTTTACAAAGAAAGGAACTTATTAAATATCTTCTTGCTATTGTTGCTGGTGTTTCAATGTATTTATATATCCTTTGGTATAACCATCCGAGTATGCAGTTGTTTTTCTCATTCTCTCTAATTGCTGCATTATTTGTGAATAAATCCAACATACGCATGATCACAGTAAGCACTGTACTATTCCTTGTGTCATCCGGTCCGCACTTCTTTTTGGCCGGCATTACTGACATAATGTATACCTTGAGAAACTTTATAATAACATCTGAGACTCCAAGCGCTGATACAGCCCGCTTTATTTTTCCATCCTCTTCATCAACTATCAATGAGCTCAAACAGCTGGACTTCTTAAAAACATCCAGAGCAGTTTTTGAGTTTGCATCGATTGCAATACCCGGCTTCATAGGCACAATTTTATTGTTCATATTTGAACGTAAGAGGACCCTGCTGATGCTTCCAATCCTAATACTTTCCCTCATGACATTCTTTGTGGGGATTCGTTTTTCTATGTATGCAACTATCTTTGCTGGTTCCGGTTTTGCATACTTATTCTTTTTGGCAGGAAGATGGCTGTATAACAACTACCATCCCCACGAGCTATTTAAACATCTTTCAACACTACCTGCATTAATTCTATTGGTGCTTACTCCATTTTCTAGTTCCTGGACGATCACATACAACAAACCAGCATTATTGAGTGAAATACTCGATACAGCAATACTTACAACTGAGCTTAATAACAAACCAGTCTTCTCCTGGTGGGGAAATGGATATATGCTTCAAGATTTACAGCAGTCCAAGACTTTCATCGATCCCGGAACACACTCCAAACCTGTGACCAATTTAATTGCAAAAGCAATTATGAATGACAATGAGAGTGATGCATTGTCCATATTTGACTATGTTTATGACAATGGCCTTAAGGGAGTATATACAGCACATGAAACTTTTAATAGTCTGGAAAGCTACGAAGATTATATAACAAGCTATCAATCTGACAACTCTGACTACTATCTTTTCTTGTCTGAAGATATGCTACATAAAACACCGTCAATGAAGCACATGGCAAACTGGGGGCAAACGGACTCCGGTAGCCCTCTTATCTCACATTTACGTTGCAAACCGACAGCAGAGGATGAGCTAACCTGCGGGGCTCTAAAAGTTGACATGCGGAATGGTATCATTAACGGTTCTGCTAAAATTATGAGCAATGTTTTTGTCAATTCTGACGGAGTTGCAGGACGAAAAGATTTCGACTGGGATGAAGGTTACTATATGGTGTTTATGCTGATAAATGGAGAAAAGGTTTACAATGTAATGCTGATGCATGACTACGTTTTCAATTCACAGCTCATTCAGATGTATATATTAGGTAATTACGATAAATCAAACTTCAGTCTGGTTACAAACGGATACCCTTATACCAAGGTTTATAAACGCATCCATCATTGA
- a CDS encoding glycosyltransferase — protein MNFWLLQTGEPLPIKSGNRKIRTALLAEELISRGHSVTWWSSRFDHITKEWIGDDTSVEYNGISYRLLEGYGYKKNISLRRFRDHRKVAADFRKRALTEEKPDLILASTPAYDLAHEGAKYAYKREIPLIVDIRDEWPDIFLSYLPEPLRPIGRLALYKDSAMLRHTLAHADGLVSMMEEMLDWGLGKLNRSRRESDRVFYLGSRAVTVPSNTPDKLKRIEKNVGKCFIASYVGTFSANNDPSDIIKAAHLMKDEPVLFVMGGDGDMRESLEKDAAGLDNVIFTGWLNELEMAKLLSWSACGITTAPAKRSAFPNKVFVYLSFSLPLISAWHGELRDLIDKESIGLNFEPGHCEELAGCIRKFMDEKTRNRFSSNAGNIFKERFDADKIYSDYADYLEEIANER, from the coding sequence ATGAATTTTTGGCTCTTGCAAACAGGAGAACCCCTTCCGATAAAATCGGGCAACAGAAAGATAAGAACGGCTCTGCTCGCTGAAGAGCTTATCAGCAGGGGGCACTCTGTAACATGGTGGTCCAGCAGGTTCGATCATATAACCAAAGAATGGATTGGTGATGATACTTCAGTAGAATACAATGGAATAAGCTACCGGCTCCTTGAGGGTTACGGATATAAAAAGAATATCTCACTCAGACGATTCAGAGACCACAGGAAAGTGGCTGCGGACTTCCGTAAAAGAGCCCTAACAGAAGAAAAACCGGACCTGATTCTTGCATCAACACCAGCCTACGATCTTGCCCATGAAGGGGCTAAGTATGCATATAAACGTGAGATCCCCCTGATAGTCGATATCAGGGATGAATGGCCTGATATATTTCTGAGCTACCTTCCAGAACCACTAAGACCGATTGGCAGGCTTGCGCTGTATAAGGATTCTGCAATGCTTCGGCACACACTAGCCCACGCCGACGGTCTTGTTAGCATGATGGAAGAGATGCTTGACTGGGGGCTTGGGAAATTGAACCGCAGCAGGAGAGAAAGCGACCGGGTCTTTTACCTTGGCAGCAGGGCTGTTACCGTACCATCAAACACTCCTGATAAACTGAAAAGAATCGAGAAGAACGTGGGGAAGTGCTTCATCGCCTCATATGTGGGAACGTTCAGTGCAAATAATGATCCTTCGGATATTATAAAGGCAGCACATTTGATGAAAGATGAGCCTGTGCTTTTTGTAATGGGGGGTGACGGTGACATGCGTGAATCCCTTGAAAAAGATGCAGCCGGGCTTGATAATGTTATATTTACGGGCTGGCTGAATGAGCTGGAGATGGCAAAACTACTCTCATGGAGCGCATGCGGAATAACAACCGCTCCGGCAAAGAGAAGTGCTTTCCCAAATAAGGTATTTGTCTATCTATCGTTTTCTCTGCCCTTGATATCAGCCTGGCATGGTGAGCTCAGGGACTTAATTGATAAAGAAAGTATAGGACTAAACTTTGAGCCGGGGCATTGTGAAGAGCTGGCAGGATGCATTAGAAAATTTATGGATGAAAAAACGAGAAATCGCTTTTCCTCCAATGCTGGAAATATATTCAAAGAACGCTTTGATGCCGATAAGATTTACTCCGATTATGCGGACTATCTAGAGGAAATTGCCAATGAGCGATAA
- a CDS encoding class I SAM-dependent methyltransferase, which produces MSDNFNEITEVPGLQASVEQLQRLYQRYRFAVENTEGPVLEAACGSGIGLGYLAEKLGRADGCDIDKENLRIASELHRDNESVEVFEFDACRLREIDKEYGLIILYEAVYYLDDIESFIYGAMEKLKKGGWLIICSVNPEWKDFHPSPYARRYYTAAELAAFAGKYFSTVETYGAFPSAPAGAKDRAFSVLKRGATKMNLIPGSLRLRTYLKRIFMGELKPIPEAVTDNMIDYEPPVPYIGGDEYKIIYMAAQKD; this is translated from the coding sequence ATGAGCGATAATTTTAATGAGATAACCGAAGTACCCGGACTTCAAGCGAGTGTAGAACAGCTCCAGAGGCTTTATCAACGTTACCGTTTTGCTGTTGAAAACACAGAAGGGCCTGTACTTGAAGCGGCCTGCGGCTCCGGAATAGGGCTGGGCTACCTTGCGGAAAAGCTTGGGCGGGCTGATGGTTGCGACATCGATAAGGAGAACCTCCGCATTGCATCTGAACTGCACAGGGATAATGAGTCCGTTGAGGTCTTCGAGTTCGATGCATGCAGGCTCAGGGAGATAGATAAGGAATACGGGCTGATAATTCTCTATGAGGCTGTATATTATCTTGATGATATAGAGAGTTTTATATATGGAGCAATGGAGAAGCTTAAAAAAGGTGGCTGGCTCATTATCTGTTCGGTGAACCCTGAATGGAAGGATTTCCACCCATCCCCTTATGCTAGGCGATATTACACAGCGGCGGAACTGGCTGCGTTTGCCGGGAAGTATTTCAGCACTGTTGAAACATATGGAGCTTTCCCCTCTGCCCCTGCCGGAGCAAAGGACAGGGCCTTCTCCGTGCTTAAGCGTGGAGCAACAAAGATGAACCTTATTCCTGGCAGTTTACGTCTTCGAACCTATCTTAAGAGGATCTTTATGGGCGAGCTGAAGCCGATCCCTGAAGCAGTTACAGACAATATGATCGATTACGAACCACCCGTACCGTATATCGGCGGGGACGAGTACAAGATAATATATATGGCAGCACAGAAGGACTGA
- a CDS encoding transketolase — protein MDMKEICSRARLGILDMIYKTGGPHIGSSFSMVEALAVLYFKVMDFGENRDRFLLSKGHACPGLYAILHLKGLLSDEDIEGFAVNGGTLEQHPMIDTAKGIEAATGSLGHGLSLGNGMALAAKHDSSPSRVFVMLGDGELNEGMVWESALFAAHHKLDNLTVMIDRNKIQALGDTEDVLVLEPIEDKWKSFGWDALRVDGHDMDAVESALNTNRNGKPLAIVLDTVKGKGVSFMEDKLLWHYRAPDDDEYTKAVEELQV, from the coding sequence ATGGATATGAAAGAGATATGCTCCCGGGCACGACTCGGGATACTGGACATGATCTATAAAACCGGTGGACCTCATATAGGCTCATCTTTTTCCATGGTGGAGGCGCTGGCTGTTCTCTATTTCAAGGTTATGGATTTTGGAGAGAACAGGGACAGGTTTCTGTTGAGCAAAGGGCACGCATGCCCCGGGCTCTATGCGATACTCCATCTGAAAGGCTTGCTGAGCGATGAGGACATCGAGGGGTTTGCAGTGAACGGAGGCACCCTTGAACAGCATCCGATGATCGATACTGCAAAGGGTATAGAGGCGGCCACGGGCTCCCTCGGGCACGGTCTTTCGCTCGGTAACGGTATGGCACTTGCGGCGAAGCACGACAGTAGCCCGTCCAGGGTATTTGTTATGCTGGGGGATGGAGAGCTGAACGAGGGAATGGTGTGGGAATCCGCATTATTTGCCGCACATCACAAGCTTGATAATCTGACTGTAATGATAGACAGAAACAAGATTCAAGCCCTTGGGGATACCGAGGATGTTCTGGTTCTTGAGCCCATTGAGGATAAGTGGAAAAGCTTCGGCTGGGATGCTTTACGTGTAGACGGACATGATATGGACGCCGTTGAATCTGCACTCAACACGAATCGGAACGGAAAACCCCTTGCCATAGTGCTGGATACGGTTAAGGGGAAGGGTGTTTCTTTTATGGAGGATAAGCTCCTCTGGCACTACAGGGCGCCGGATGATGATGAATACACTAAGGCAGTTGAGGAGCTTCAAGTATGA
- a CDS encoding transketolase family protein, producing MRNDFFKRLHEHFADNTDTYLLTGDLGFVLFDPFRDTDPKRFIDAGAAEANMVGTAAGLALSGKKVVCYSITPFLTMRAFEQVRLNLALHNADVKLVTVGGGFTYGFEGYTHFGFEDLALMASLPNMRTFAPADTTDAVNLADWCMQDNGPAYIRLGRQAEESIYELETPFLSGKAVHLRKGTDGLIIATGSMVQSALQAREILSEEGIDAGVLYVHTLSPFDSEGVAEIAGRYPAVVTAEEHNLLGGLGSQAAQALLEAGKAPRFKMIGIENYDRNLIGDAEYLRERYGLSGTNIAETLKKLIIK from the coding sequence ATGAGGAACGATTTTTTCAAAAGGCTCCACGAACATTTTGCCGACAACACCGATACATACCTGTTAACAGGGGATCTCGGGTTTGTGTTGTTCGACCCTTTTCGTGATACGGACCCGAAAAGGTTCATAGACGCAGGAGCGGCCGAGGCGAATATGGTGGGAACAGCGGCAGGGCTCGCCCTGTCGGGCAAGAAGGTTGTCTGCTACTCCATCACCCCATTTCTCACCATGCGGGCATTCGAGCAGGTACGGCTCAATCTGGCTCTGCACAATGCGGATGTGAAGCTCGTCACTGTGGGGGGCGGATTCACCTACGGATTCGAAGGCTACACCCACTTCGGTTTTGAGGACCTTGCATTAATGGCCTCCCTGCCAAACATGCGAACCTTTGCTCCGGCGGACACCACGGATGCTGTTAACCTGGCGGACTGGTGTATGCAGGACAACGGGCCGGCATATATACGGCTTGGAAGGCAGGCTGAGGAGAGTATATATGAGCTGGAAACACCCTTCCTATCGGGAAAAGCAGTTCATCTCAGAAAGGGGACGGACGGTCTTATAATTGCCACTGGCTCCATGGTGCAGAGTGCTCTGCAGGCGAGGGAAATCCTCTCAGAAGAGGGTATAGACGCAGGGGTTCTCTATGTGCACACGCTTTCACCCTTTGACAGTGAGGGGGTGGCTGAGATAGCAGGGAGGTATCCTGCGGTTGTTACTGCCGAGGAGCATAATCTTCTCGGCGGTCTCGGCAGTCAGGCGGCACAGGCACTCCTTGAAGCGGGGAAAGCCCCGAGGTTTAAGATGATCGGCATAGAAAACTACGACCGTAATCTTATAGGCGATGCTGAGTATCTGCGTGAGCGGTACGGTTTATCTGGTACAAACATCGCAGAAACGTTAAAGAAACTAATAATTAAGTAA
- a CDS encoding DegT/DnrJ/EryC1/StrS family aminotransferase — protein sequence MEVRFFDYPKQFGIDAENYERIIMETLRKGAYILGAELESFERNLAEYVGVKHAVGVNNCTDAILISLLAAGVGPGDEVITVSHTFVATVEVIKFTGAEPVLVDIGEDRCMDVSKVEEAITPKTKAIVPVQLNGRIMKGMDNLMEIAEKHGLSVIEDSSQAIGAELNGKGAGSIGLTGNFSFYPAKVLGAFGDAGAITTDDDEIAEKAKLLRNHGRAPSGEIVMWGLNSRLDNVHAAILDYKLTRLDENIEKRRVLAKIYHDKLKGIEQLVLPAYDGDGHRDVFQNYEIEAENRETLEKYLADKGIQTPRQWGGKGVHQFEKLGFDVSLPRTELFFSRCLLLPLYPELETEKAEYVADTIAGFYA from the coding sequence ATGGAAGTTCGCTTTTTCGATTACCCAAAGCAGTTCGGCATAGATGCAGAAAACTACGAGAGAATTATCATGGAAACCCTCCGGAAGGGTGCATACATACTTGGGGCTGAGCTTGAATCCTTCGAGCGGAATCTGGCGGAGTATGTGGGCGTTAAGCATGCGGTGGGCGTCAACAACTGCACAGATGCCATACTCATCTCCCTTCTTGCGGCTGGTGTCGGGCCCGGGGATGAGGTCATAACCGTTTCCCACACCTTTGTGGCCACTGTGGAGGTTATCAAATTCACAGGAGCCGAGCCGGTTCTTGTGGATATCGGCGAGGACAGGTGCATGGATGTCAGCAAGGTTGAGGAGGCTATAACTCCTAAAACTAAAGCGATAGTGCCCGTTCAGCTAAATGGGCGCATCATGAAAGGGATGGATAATCTTATGGAGATTGCGGAGAAGCATGGCCTTTCCGTTATCGAGGATTCATCCCAGGCCATTGGCGCAGAGCTTAACGGCAAAGGCGCTGGCTCCATAGGGCTAACAGGCAACTTCAGCTTCTACCCCGCCAAGGTTCTCGGAGCCTTCGGTGATGCGGGAGCTATCACCACCGATGATGATGAGATAGCCGAAAAGGCGAAGCTTCTGCGAAACCACGGCCGTGCGCCCAGCGGCGAGATAGTTATGTGGGGGCTTAACAGCCGTCTGGATAACGTCCATGCCGCTATACTCGACTATAAGCTCACCAGGCTGGATGAAAATATTGAGAAGAGACGTGTATTAGCAAAGATCTACCACGATAAACTGAAAGGAATAGAGCAGCTGGTGCTCCCCGCCTATGACGGTGACGGACACCGTGATGTTTTCCAGAACTATGAGATTGAGGCGGAGAACAGGGAGACGCTGGAGAAGTATCTGGCTGATAAAGGTATCCAGACACCCCGCCAATGGGGTGGCAAGGGGGTCCATCAGTTTGAGAAGCTCGGGTTTGATGTCTCCCTGCCGAGAACTGAGCTGTTCTTCAGCAGATGCCTGCTTCTACCCCTTTATCCCGAGCTTGAGACGGAGAAGGCGGAATATGTCGCAGACACCATAGCCGGATTCTATGCCTAG
- a CDS encoding TylF/MycF/NovP-related O-methyltransferase, translating into MPGKNKLTKENPFATNREAEAVEDYQRIFESSEDDTKTKLRHFPKYVRRQDMTKFLARYEIFKRVLNVKGSIIECGVFKGFGMFSWGHFSEILEPNNLTRRIYGFDTFEGFPTISEQDKTSLGTPEKGDLASHALEELEDLKGAFDKNRFLGHMEKMRFVPGKAEESIPKFLEENPHTVVSLLFMDFDLYEPTKVALEHFVPRMPKGSVIAFDELDNPLWPGETLALLDSIGINNLRLERCDFDPYVGFAVID; encoded by the coding sequence ATGCCGGGTAAAAATAAACTCACCAAGGAAAACCCCTTTGCAACCAACCGCGAGGCGGAGGCTGTGGAGGATTATCAAAGAATATTTGAATCCTCAGAGGATGATACAAAAACGAAGCTGAGACACTTCCCCAAATACGTCCGCAGGCAGGATATGACCAAGTTCCTCGCACGCTATGAGATTTTTAAAAGAGTTTTGAATGTTAAGGGTTCTATCATTGAATGCGGCGTTTTCAAAGGATTTGGCATGTTCAGCTGGGGACATTTCAGCGAGATACTGGAGCCGAACAACCTCACCAGAAGGATATACGGATTCGACACCTTTGAGGGTTTTCCTACTATATCCGAGCAGGATAAAACATCCCTCGGCACACCCGAAAAAGGTGACCTCGCCTCCCACGCCCTTGAAGAGCTAGAGGATTTGAAAGGTGCCTTCGACAAAAACCGCTTCCTCGGCCATATGGAAAAGATGCGCTTCGTGCCAGGCAAGGCGGAAGAGAGCATCCCAAAGTTCTTGGAAGAAAACCCGCACACGGTTGTGAGCCTTCTCTTTATGGACTTTGATCTTTATGAGCCCACAAAGGTTGCCCTTGAACACTTTGTGCCAAGGATGCCCAAAGGGTCTGTCATAGCCTTTGACGAACTGGACAATCCGCTCTGGCCCGGCGAAACCCTTGCACTTCTGGACAGTATAGGCATAAACAACCTGCGCCTTGAGCGCTGCGACTTCGACCCTTACGTGGGATTCGCAGTTATAGACTAG
- a CDS encoding polysaccharide deacetylase family protein, whose amino-acid sequence MFKITAPEGMREEREYICFVLFTEMLRAPYTLELRSDCEKWTIADAGRSLSFDDSFLPLLKDKGLESSEILPDQLISIDTEYGNICGLYGSGDSSGNTLGIDIFGSAFFMLTRIEEMQETVEDKHGRFQLKNSVAEKLGVYHRALVDDYTAFLASYFDLSKPERITELTHDIDYPYCYGLNSFTFKNTFAPAKRGDLQAVVRNIYDISTVIAGRKKDPFDRFDSFMDIAEEFGKRAVFFFMTGGKGEYDPPFNTKHDRRVKRIIEHVKERGHELGIHFSYNADIENLYRSEKDILENIVGAEITKSRNHFLRFSVPETWRKLEDAGISEDYTCGFAEKPGYRCGTGKPYSVFDVEQRLMLRLREHPLYLMDATVTSYMRYSEKRLFEYIEESKATYGGGSLLWHNSSKLSADTYYKTVSKIDRE is encoded by the coding sequence ATGTTCAAGATTACAGCACCCGAAGGAATGAGGGAAGAGAGAGAATACATTTGTTTTGTTCTTTTTACAGAGATGCTGAGGGCACCTTACACCTTGGAGTTACGTTCTGACTGTGAAAAGTGGACTATTGCAGATGCAGGTCGCTCCCTTTCTTTCGATGACAGTTTCCTTCCACTCTTAAAGGATAAAGGTCTCGAAAGTAGTGAGATTTTGCCGGACCAGCTCATAAGCATAGACACGGAATACGGAAATATTTGTGGACTTTACGGTTCCGGCGATTCCTCTGGTAATACACTAGGCATTGATATTTTCGGTTCCGCCTTCTTCATGCTGACACGTATAGAGGAGATGCAGGAGACTGTGGAGGACAAACACGGCAGGTTCCAGCTCAAGAACTCAGTAGCAGAAAAGCTTGGGGTATATCACAGGGCTCTTGTGGATGACTATACGGCTTTTCTTGCATCATATTTTGATCTTAGTAAGCCTGAGCGAATTACAGAGCTTACCCACGATATAGATTATCCTTACTGCTACGGACTGAACTCTTTTACATTTAAGAATACATTTGCACCTGCAAAAAGAGGGGATTTACAAGCTGTTGTTAGAAATATTTATGATATATCAACGGTTATCGCCGGCAGAAAGAAGGATCCCTTCGACCGTTTCGACAGCTTTATGGACATAGCTGAAGAGTTCGGTAAAAGAGCGGTCTTCTTCTTCATGACAGGGGGAAAAGGGGAGTATGATCCACCTTTTAATACAAAGCATGATAGAAGAGTGAAGCGGATTATTGAGCATGTGAAGGAGAGGGGGCACGAATTAGGCATACATTTCTCTTACAACGCAGATATTGAAAACCTTTACAGAAGTGAGAAGGATATCCTCGAGAATATTGTAGGTGCTGAAATAACGAAATCAAGGAATCATTTCCTTCGTTTTTCTGTACCAGAAACATGGCGGAAACTTGAGGATGCCGGGATAAGTGAGGATTATACCTGCGGTTTTGCTGAAAAACCCGGCTACCGGTGCGGTACAGGCAAACCTTATTCGGTTTTTGATGTTGAGCAAAGACTGATGCTCCGGCTTCGTGAGCACCCCCTTTATCTGATGGATGCTACTGTTACATCGTATATGAGGTATTCTGAAAAGAGATTATTTGAGTATATCGAAGAAAGCAAAGCCACATATGGAGGCGGTTCTTTACTTTGGCACAATTCATCCAAGCTTTCCGCAGATACTTATTACAAAACAGTTTCTAAGATTGACAGGGAGTGA
- a CDS encoding glycosyltransferase, producing the protein MKILYVCERDLQDKTGVSKKIVDQASLWKKLGHEVDLYSIYSHTWQTLDSFVSTASGEKYRYGVFGRGLNLKDALKEGDWDIVYLRYHFYVPFLKQALKRFKVVMEINADDREEYDLSGRSFGVYNRATRNLVLDIPDGFVFVTEELRDRFKHEARSLVLGNGISVPDPLNIQNEGQRPKAAFIGTLKQPWQGTDILLKIAQQIPECDFHIIGGEGDSKANIFYHGFMSEPEDLLSGCDVGFGTLAWIRKGLKDACTLKVREYLSLGLPVVYAYNEVDLSGEEPFALKLGHYEEDILSSIEEIKAFLHKAHMNNELRRQAHEFAKNNLDVSVKEKKRLEFMESLL; encoded by the coding sequence GTGAAGATTCTCTACGTATGCGAAAGAGATTTACAGGACAAAACCGGAGTTAGTAAAAAAATTGTAGATCAGGCATCCTTATGGAAAAAGTTAGGCCATGAGGTTGATTTATATTCAATCTATTCTCACACTTGGCAGACTCTGGATTCCTTTGTGTCCACAGCCTCTGGTGAAAAATATAGATATGGAGTTTTTGGAAGGGGATTGAACCTAAAGGACGCCCTCAAAGAAGGCGACTGGGATATTGTCTATCTCCGGTATCATTTTTACGTACCATTCCTTAAACAAGCTTTAAAAAGATTTAAGGTTGTAATGGAAATTAATGCTGACGATAGAGAAGAGTACGATTTATCCGGGAGATCTTTCGGGGTCTACAACAGAGCAACAAGAAATCTTGTATTAGATATACCTGACGGGTTTGTATTTGTTACGGAAGAACTTAGAGACAGATTTAAACATGAAGCAAGAAGTCTTGTACTTGGGAACGGTATAAGTGTCCCCGACCCATTGAATATTCAAAATGAAGGACAAAGACCAAAAGCAGCATTTATTGGAACGCTGAAACAGCCATGGCAGGGCACCGATATTTTGCTTAAGATTGCACAGCAGATTCCCGAGTGTGATTTCCATATAATCGGTGGTGAAGGTGATAGTAAGGCAAACATATTTTATCACGGGTTTATGAGTGAACCCGAGGACCTTTTGTCCGGTTGTGATGTTGGCTTCGGGACATTGGCATGGATAAGGAAGGGGCTGAAGGATGCGTGTACTCTTAAGGTAAGGGAGTACCTTTCGCTTGGGCTTCCTGTTGTATATGCATATAATGAAGTGGATCTTTCCGGCGAAGAACCCTTTGCATTAAAACTCGGCCACTACGAGGAGGATATCCTTTCCTCTATAGAAGAGATAAAAGCCTTTTTACACAAAGCGCATATGAACAATGAGTTGCGCAGGCAGGCCCATGAGTTTGCCAAAAATAATTTGGATGTATCCGTAAAGGAGAAGAAACGTCTTGAATTTATGGAGAGTCTTTTGTGA